From one Desulfobaculum xiamenense genomic stretch:
- a CDS encoding aldehyde dehydrogenase family protein, translating into MERTLLSAFPATHDIPEEYRRFIPKVYPYSLIGGELLEWKGKMQDIYSPIETRDGEVFSPLLIGRCPVVDESVGTLALEAAVRAYDNGMGLWPTMAVADRIRHVETFVDRLAGVRDEVVHLMTLEICKPRSESEVEFDRTLDYIHDTIRALKDLDRDSSRIAIEGGIYAQIRRAPLGPVLCMGPYNFPLNETLATLIPALLMGNTAIVKTPRMGKLLLAPVMELLCECFPRGVVNVLFGDRRVVRPILESGKVSVLAFIGSSSAADALRRLHPHPHRLRCVLGLDAKNPAFVLESADMDVTAREILSGSLGFSGQRCTALKIIFVHRSRAEELLARLCEGIAGLNVGMPFDPGVNITPMPGLGKIAYLRALVDDAVAKGARVVNAGGGFSVRTLFQPALLYGVTPSMRVYQEEQFGPVVPVVPFDDERTPLAYQVQSNYGQQMSIFGSDPEQVARFIDPMVNQVCRVNINSKCQRGPDSFPFTGRKDSAEGTLSVGDGLRCFSIRSVVAAKGTEANKDLIGSILRQGSSNFLTTDHIL; encoded by the coding sequence ATGGAACGAACCTTACTTTCCGCCTTTCCCGCCACCCATGACATTCCGGAAGAATACCGACGTTTCATACCCAAGGTGTATCCCTACTCCCTGATCGGCGGCGAACTGTTGGAATGGAAAGGGAAAATGCAGGACATTTACTCCCCCATCGAGACGCGTGATGGCGAGGTGTTCTCTCCGCTGCTCATCGGTCGTTGCCCGGTGGTGGACGAGTCGGTGGGGACGTTGGCCCTTGAGGCTGCCGTTCGTGCGTATGACAACGGGATGGGGCTCTGGCCGACCATGGCTGTTGCCGACCGTATCCGCCATGTCGAGACGTTCGTTGATCGGCTGGCCGGGGTGCGGGACGAGGTCGTCCATCTGATGACGCTTGAAATCTGCAAGCCGCGTAGCGAGTCCGAGGTCGAGTTCGACCGCACGCTCGACTATATTCACGATACCATTCGCGCGCTCAAGGATTTGGATCGGGACAGTTCGCGCATTGCCATCGAGGGCGGCATCTATGCGCAGATCCGTCGTGCGCCGCTCGGGCCGGTCCTGTGCATGGGGCCATACAATTTCCCGTTAAACGAGACGCTCGCCACGCTGATTCCCGCCCTGCTCATGGGCAACACAGCCATCGTGAAGACCCCGCGCATGGGCAAACTCCTGCTTGCTCCGGTCATGGAGCTCCTGTGTGAGTGTTTTCCTCGTGGCGTAGTCAACGTGCTTTTCGGCGACCGGCGCGTGGTCAGGCCAATCCTCGAATCCGGGAAGGTAAGTGTTCTGGCGTTCATCGGCTCGTCCAGCGCGGCCGACGCGCTTCGGCGGCTGCATCCTCATCCGCATCGGTTGCGCTGCGTGCTTGGCCTTGACGCCAAGAACCCCGCGTTCGTTCTGGAAAGCGCGGACATGGACGTCACCGCCCGCGAGATTTTGTCGGGGAGCCTCGGGTTTAGCGGTCAGCGGTGCACCGCGCTCAAGATCATCTTCGTGCACCGCAGCCGAGCCGAAGAGCTGCTCGCTCGGCTGTGCGAGGGCATCGCCGGGCTGAACGTGGGCATGCCCTTCGATCCCGGAGTGAATATCACGCCCATGCCGGGCTTGGGTAAAATTGCCTACCTGCGCGCGCTGGTGGACGACGCCGTGGCGAAGGGCGCTCGGGTGGTCAATGCCGGCGGCGGTTTTTCCGTGCGGACGCTCTTCCAGCCCGCGTTGCTCTATGGCGTAACGCCGTCCATGCGTGTCTATCAGGAGGAACAGTTTGGGCCCGTGGTGCCTGTCGTCCCCTTTGATGATGAACGCACCCCGCTGGCGTATCAGGTGCAGTCCAACTACGGCCAGCAGATGAGCATTTTCGGCAGCGATCCCGAACAGGTGGCCAGATTCATCGACCCGATGGTCAATCAGGTCTGCCGTGTGAACATCAACAGCAAGTGCCAGCGCGGTCCGGATTCCTTCCCTTTCACCGGTCGCAAGGATTCGGCCGAGGGAACGCTTTCCGTAGGGGATGGCCTGCGTTGTTTCTCCATTCGTAGTGTCGTTGCGGCCAAGGGCACCGAGGCCAACAAGGATCTGATTGGCAGCATTCTGCGCCAAGGCAGTTCGAATTTTCTGACGACGGATCATATTCTGTAG
- a CDS encoding autotransporter outer membrane beta-barrel domain-containing protein: protein MRQIPTRNACAAATILLFLTLPLALHHHSAHAADNYDDITTTLIGDWANYGAVTTYATDTSAMASYGLTTSTNAASGTLTTSGKAGHGMSIHNYSEGQNHGTITTSGEFASGIMTGIYSTVSNHGTISTTGQRAHGINVYGACTVTNSGHITTTGENAHGVFLNGPTDTVLNSGSIAASGNGAHAILAYSSTVHLLTGTRILAGDVWGTSSTLTLDGLGTVDFDIGGTWNALTKTGAGTWSFTRDISATPQSLRLEGGTLAIARGVGLRGDSYTQNAGTTLLVAPDGTTTPLTVTNAANLDGALLVQAVSTAIGTTATVLHAGSGVSGTFDSVRSMDTNPNFTLRVDYGSNDVTVTQNYTPQWDSSALGLASTLTTARGFATIAATRGAMMLSQAPAPEREILIAGLGSTDGLLLPRDDDSRLGMYLQPVFASGSRDEGAGGIGYDWDTMGFEIGLDYLLTPELLLGIMGGYATTDIDFTGSAFVANDTEEQETCTLGVYGAWGPGNWRITDVLSVARVEHDSRRNAGLGQTAEGDSTSWILGNQFRLAHVWTPQKWEITPHVGLNTTHLSREGFSETGALNAVRYDDFDKTFWEGVVGAQIRHAFHTDSGAVITPFVGLDYGFALNDNDITMRQYLPTDSALVTTENDDEHISVELGLSLARGPLGLTVAFTEDHASNSETRAARATLRVEF from the coding sequence ATGCGACAGATACCGACACGAAATGCATGCGCTGCCGCCACGATTCTTCTTTTTCTGACGCTTCCCCTCGCTCTGCACCACCACTCCGCCCACGCCGCGGACAACTACGACGATATCACCACCACCCTAATCGGAGACTGGGCCAACTACGGCGCGGTCACGACCTACGCCACAGACACCAGCGCCATGGCCTCCTACGGACTCACAACGAGCACCAATGCGGCTTCCGGAACGCTGACCACCTCCGGAAAAGCCGGCCATGGCATGTCCATCCACAACTATTCAGAGGGACAGAACCATGGCACCATCACAACATCGGGGGAGTTCGCCTCGGGAATCATGACGGGGATTTACTCCACCGTGTCCAATCACGGCACCATCTCCACCACCGGACAACGCGCCCACGGCATCAACGTCTATGGCGCCTGCACCGTCACCAATTCCGGACACATCACCACGACTGGCGAAAATGCCCACGGCGTCTTTCTCAATGGCCCGACAGACACCGTCCTCAACTCAGGGAGCATCGCGGCCTCGGGCAACGGCGCACACGCCATCCTCGCCTATTCCAGCACCGTGCACCTGCTTACGGGGACCCGCATTCTGGCAGGCGACGTGTGGGGCACCAGCAGCACACTCACCCTTGATGGTTTGGGAACTGTCGATTTCGACATCGGCGGGACGTGGAATGCGCTGACAAAGACCGGAGCGGGCACGTGGAGCTTTACCCGCGACATCAGCGCCACGCCGCAATCCCTGCGCCTTGAGGGCGGAACCCTCGCCATCGCGCGCGGGGTGGGGCTACGCGGCGACAGCTACACCCAAAACGCCGGGACCACACTCCTCGTCGCACCGGACGGAACAACCACGCCGCTCACGGTGACGAACGCGGCGAATCTGGACGGCGCCCTACTGGTGCAGGCCGTCTCCACAGCCATCGGCACCACCGCCACGGTGCTTCACGCGGGGTCGGGCGTGAGCGGCACCTTCGACTCCGTACGCAGTATGGATACGAACCCGAACTTCACCCTGCGCGTGGACTACGGGAGCAACGACGTCACCGTAACGCAGAACTACACCCCGCAATGGGATTCGTCCGCACTCGGCCTAGCATCCACCCTTACCACCGCACGCGGCTTCGCCACCATCGCCGCCACACGCGGGGCCATGATGCTGTCGCAGGCCCCAGCGCCCGAGCGCGAAATTCTCATCGCGGGACTCGGCTCCACGGATGGGCTCCTCCTCCCGCGCGACGACGACAGCCGCCTAGGCATGTACCTGCAACCTGTCTTCGCCTCGGGGTCGCGAGACGAAGGGGCGGGCGGAATAGGCTACGACTGGGACACGATGGGCTTCGAAATCGGGCTGGACTACCTGCTGACGCCGGAATTGCTCCTCGGCATCATGGGCGGATACGCGACCACGGACATCGACTTCACCGGCTCCGCCTTCGTGGCGAACGACACCGAGGAGCAGGAAACGTGCACCCTCGGCGTCTACGGCGCGTGGGGACCGGGCAACTGGCGCATCACCGACGTATTGAGCGTCGCGCGGGTGGAGCACGATTCCAGACGCAACGCCGGGCTGGGCCAAACCGCCGAGGGCGACTCCACAAGCTGGATACTGGGGAATCAGTTCCGGCTCGCCCATGTCTGGACTCCGCAAAAATGGGAGATAACGCCGCATGTGGGCCTCAATACGACTCACCTTTCGCGCGAGGGCTTCTCCGAAACCGGAGCGCTCAACGCCGTACGTTACGACGATTTCGACAAGACGTTTTGGGAGGGCGTGGTGGGCGCACAGATCCGCCATGCCTTCCACACCGATTCCGGCGCAGTCATCACGCCCTTCGTAGGGCTCGACTACGGCTTCGCACTCAACGACAACGACATCACCATGCGCCAATACCTGCCGACGGATTCGGCGCTGGTAACGACCGAAAACGACGACGAGCACATAAGCGTGGAGCTTGGGCTCTCACTGGCCAGAGGCCCCCTCGGCCTGACCGTGGCCTTCACCGAGGACCACGCCAGCAACAGCGAAACCCGCGCCGCGCGCGCGACATTGCGGGTGGAATTTTAG
- a CDS encoding NYN domain-containing protein, which translates to MTSIKSALYIDFDNIYTRLGQLKPSLAENFATSPDLWLAWLESQLPVPDGEASRRRILVRKCYLNPNAYNRFRPFFVKSAFNVVDCPPLTTQGKNSADIHMVLDIVEALEANPGYDEFIIFSGDADFTPVLIKLREKDKMTSILSVGASSPAYRAAATQVISEHDFTESALSYCEFSRNGQDGELNDESRQDVSQFVIQMVRNSATPIVMANLAHNIRKKYSDAVFEDWCGGGKFIDFLKLLDLNGLKLSEVVPGYVYDPEIHTPPKERTEIDLGFGEDRELLEFARLVSKLTGAPLLGRDTYRQLYEIMSDEIRRNGYQLSSTSRNIRDTCKDKKLSVSRQQINFVLIGLGKVGCRLGFGECTAPAEISRKFCENIFNLCTSSQMNMGENANKLFKWLLIDEALHQRELATRER; encoded by the coding sequence ATGACAAGCATCAAAAGCGCCCTCTACATCGACTTCGACAACATATACACCCGCCTCGGCCAGTTGAAGCCCAGCCTCGCGGAAAACTTCGCCACCTCGCCGGACCTCTGGCTGGCGTGGCTGGAAAGCCAGCTCCCCGTCCCGGACGGCGAGGCCTCGCGCAGGCGCATTCTGGTCCGCAAGTGCTACCTCAACCCCAACGCGTACAACCGGTTTCGCCCGTTCTTCGTCAAGTCGGCCTTCAACGTGGTCGACTGTCCGCCGCTGACCACGCAAGGCAAGAACAGCGCCGACATCCACATGGTGCTCGACATCGTCGAGGCCCTCGAAGCAAATCCGGGCTATGACGAATTCATCATCTTCTCCGGCGACGCGGACTTCACCCCCGTGCTCATCAAGCTGCGCGAGAAGGACAAGATGACCAGCATCCTTTCCGTTGGCGCATCGTCCCCGGCCTACCGCGCAGCAGCCACGCAAGTCATAAGCGAACATGACTTCACCGAATCTGCCCTGTCCTACTGCGAATTCTCCAGAAACGGACAGGATGGCGAACTCAACGACGAGTCGCGACAGGATGTATCTCAATTCGTAATACAAATGGTTCGCAATTCCGCAACCCCCATCGTCATGGCCAATCTGGCCCACAACATCCGCAAGAAATACTCGGATGCCGTGTTCGAGGACTGGTGCGGCGGCGGCAAATTCATCGACTTCCTAAAACTCCTTGATCTCAACGGGCTAAAGCTGTCCGAGGTCGTACCGGGCTACGTGTACGATCCAGAAATCCACACCCCGCCCAAGGAGCGCACCGAGATCGACCTCGGCTTTGGCGAGGACCGCGAACTCCTCGAATTCGCGCGACTGGTGAGCAAGCTCACCGGCGCACCTCTTCTCGGGCGCGACACCTACCGCCAGCTCTACGAGATCATGAGCGACGAAATCCGGCGCAACGGCTACCAGCTCAGCTCCACCTCGCGAAACATCCGCGACACCTGCAAGGACAAGAAGCTCTCCGTCTCGCGCCAGCAGATCAACTTCGTCCTCATCGGGCTTGGCAAGGTGGGATGCCGACTCGGCTTCGGCGAATGCACCGCGCCCGCCGAGATCTCGCGCAAATTCTGCGAGAACATCTTCAACCTGTGCACCTCCTCGCAGATGAACATGGGCGAGAACGCCAACAAGCTCTTCAAGTGGCTCCTCATCGACGAGGCGCTCCACCAGCGTGAGCTTGCGACCCGCGAGCGCTAG
- a CDS encoding methyl-accepting chemotaxis protein, with protein sequence MRLTIKTRILLSFISAIILATVCITGVVAWKMHTDAEQSYWDKAKVQLDMVDRYLTLYFEINQHNAAYLAKMPELATTEPLFPNFKDTTSSSAYDPATFGETAQEIIRTWRRMQDNNPFYCEIFTGHPDGSFGTSLTVDVPARFTTAQRPWYKDAMAARTETLIGNAYKANSGASVTTVLSKIRTPSGELAGVLGIDTNLDTLEELIRSLNFGKTGHFVLIEASGRVLCDPKDSAANFKMVNELREPAWRTIFASDEPTMVIDMNGQEMLVSSIKSATGFRVFSLASADEVHAVMRHTLWTIAMLAAGIIVAVSLFALWLTSTISRPLGMLVSGADRLAQGDFNGIPDGTHFYGEILALRDSLAVMAQQLGDLFKQSAIKTREAEEETAKAMKAMQEAEEAKHAAERARREGMLTAADQLADIVAIVASASEELSAQIEQSSRGANEQVGRVSETTKSMREMNETVLSIARNAGTTAEVSTDTKQKALDGETATKRCIDGIGEVRDVTERLKGGISELANQAQAIDEIMGVISDIADQTNLLALNAAIEAARAGDAGRGFAVVADEVRKLAEKTMASTSDVEKVIRAIQHSSSASVRQMDEAAEKVGNVTAMAAQCGEALREIVSMADTTADQVQSIAAASEEQSAASEEISNSITQVNTIADETSQAMGEASRAVAQLAEQAQKMATMIEGMKQA encoded by the coding sequence ATGAGACTGACCATCAAGACGCGCATACTTCTCAGCTTCATCTCCGCAATCATTCTCGCCACAGTCTGCATCACCGGCGTCGTCGCGTGGAAGATGCACACCGACGCCGAGCAGTCCTACTGGGACAAGGCCAAGGTCCAGTTGGACATGGTGGACCGCTATCTGACCCTGTACTTCGAAATCAACCAGCACAACGCGGCATACCTCGCGAAGATGCCGGAGCTTGCGACCACGGAGCCGCTCTTCCCGAACTTCAAGGACACCACGTCCTCCTCGGCCTACGATCCCGCCACCTTCGGTGAGACCGCGCAGGAGATCATTCGCACGTGGCGGCGCATGCAGGACAACAACCCGTTCTACTGCGAAATTTTCACCGGCCATCCGGACGGCAGCTTCGGCACCAGCCTGACCGTGGACGTGCCCGCCCGGTTCACCACCGCGCAGCGCCCGTGGTACAAGGACGCCATGGCCGCGCGGACCGAAACGCTCATCGGCAACGCCTACAAGGCCAACTCCGGCGCAAGCGTGACCACCGTGTTGAGCAAGATCCGGACGCCCTCGGGCGAGCTGGCTGGCGTGCTGGGCATCGACACCAACCTCGACACCCTCGAAGAGCTCATCCGCAGCCTGAACTTCGGCAAGACCGGGCACTTCGTGCTCATCGAAGCCAGCGGCCGCGTGCTGTGCGATCCCAAGGATTCCGCCGCCAACTTCAAGATGGTCAACGAACTGCGCGAACCAGCATGGCGCACCATCTTCGCCTCCGACGAGCCGACCATGGTCATCGACATGAACGGTCAGGAGATGCTGGTCTCCAGCATCAAAAGCGCCACGGGCTTCCGCGTCTTCTCCCTCGCCTCGGCGGACGAGGTCCACGCCGTCATGCGCCACACCCTATGGACCATCGCCATGCTCGCCGCAGGCATCATCGTCGCGGTCAGCCTCTTCGCGCTGTGGCTCACCAGCACCATTTCCCGCCCCCTCGGCATGCTCGTGAGCGGAGCGGACCGGCTGGCACAGGGCGACTTCAACGGCATTCCCGACGGCACGCACTTCTACGGCGAGATTCTCGCCCTGCGCGACAGCCTCGCCGTCATGGCCCAGCAGCTCGGCGACCTGTTTAAGCAGTCCGCAATCAAGACCCGCGAAGCCGAAGAGGAAACCGCCAAGGCCATGAAGGCCATGCAAGAGGCCGAGGAGGCCAAGCACGCCGCCGAACGCGCCCGCCGCGAAGGCATGCTCACCGCCGCCGACCAGTTGGCGGACATCGTGGCCATCGTGGCCTCGGCGTCCGAGGAGCTGTCCGCGCAGATTGAGCAATCCTCGCGCGGAGCCAACGAACAGGTCGGCCGCGTGTCCGAGACCACCAAGTCCATGCGCGAAATGAACGAAACCGTTCTGTCCATCGCCCGCAACGCCGGAACCACCGCCGAAGTCTCCACCGACACCAAGCAGAAGGCGCTGGACGGCGAGACCGCCACCAAGCGCTGCATCGACGGCATCGGCGAAGTGCGCGACGTGACCGAACGCCTCAAGGGCGGCATCTCCGAACTCGCCAATCAGGCGCAGGCCATTGATGAAATCATGGGCGTCATCTCCGACATCGCGGACCAGACGAACCTCTTGGCGCTCAACGCCGCCATCGAGGCCGCCCGCGCAGGAGACGCCGGACGCGGATTCGCCGTGGTCGCCGACGAGGTGCGCAAGCTGGCCGAGAAGACCATGGCCTCCACAAGCGACGTGGAGAAAGTCATCCGCGCCATCCAGCACAGTTCCTCTGCCAGCGTCCGCCAGATGGACGAGGCTGCGGAAAAGGTCGGAAACGTGACCGCCATGGCCGCCCAGTGCGGCGAGGCCCTGCGCGAGATCGTGTCCATGGCCGACACCACGGCCGATCAGGTGCAGTCCATCGCAGCGGCAAGCGAGGAACAGTCCGCCGCGTCGGAGGAAATCTCAAACTCCATCACGCAGGTGAACACCATCGCCGACGAAACCTCGCAGGCCATGGGCGAAGCCTCCCGCGCCGTAGCCCAGTTGGCCGAACAGGCCCAGAAGATGGCCACCATGATCGAGGGCATGAAACAGGCCTAG
- a CDS encoding DMT family transporter: MNHDFSIKGALLVLGGALCFSTSGFAQALVAGDGASPLLIGAVRMLIGGLALTLWCAWRGILPKPHDWPVKNVALSALGLLLFQIFFFTGARAVGVAVGTVVSIGFSPICVAVLALVLLKERPVAAWYPATALAIAGLVLLNWTGAETMQPMKIVPSLAAGASYSLYIIFCKPLARHHAPETIMMVLLLICGLCLLPLFHFHPTDWLWTVKGSLVALDLGVVTSALAFCLMLAGLKRTPASTASTLGLAEPLSAAALGFLCLHEPMTTYSLVGMACILGSALLLILAPQLPLPAAKAQAQR; encoded by the coding sequence ATGAATCACGATTTCTCAATCAAGGGTGCCCTGCTCGTTCTCGGCGGGGCATTGTGTTTCAGCACCTCCGGCTTCGCACAGGCGCTGGTCGCCGGGGACGGCGCGTCCCCGCTACTCATCGGCGCGGTGCGCATGCTCATCGGCGGCCTTGCCCTCACGCTGTGGTGCGCATGGCGCGGCATACTCCCAAAACCCCACGACTGGCCCGTGAAGAACGTGGCGCTCTCCGCGCTGGGACTCCTGCTCTTCCAAATTTTCTTCTTCACCGGCGCACGCGCGGTCGGTGTGGCCGTAGGCACCGTGGTCAGCATCGGCTTCTCCCCCATCTGCGTCGCGGTGCTGGCGCTGGTGCTCCTCAAGGAGCGCCCCGTGGCTGCGTGGTATCCGGCCACCGCACTGGCCATCGCCGGGCTGGTGCTCCTCAACTGGACCGGCGCCGAGACCATGCAGCCCATGAAGATCGTGCCCTCACTGGCCGCCGGAGCGTCCTATTCGCTCTACATCATCTTCTGCAAGCCGCTGGCGAGGCACCACGCCCCCGAGACGATCATGATGGTCCTGCTGCTGATCTGCGGACTGTGCCTTCTGCCCCTGTTCCACTTCCACCCGACGGACTGGCTGTGGACCGTGAAAGGCTCGCTGGTGGCGCTGGACCTCGGCGTCGTCACCTCGGCGCTGGCCTTCTGTCTGATGCTGGCTGGCCTGAAGCGCACACCCGCGTCCACGGCCTCCACCCTCGGCCTCGCCGAGCCGTTGAGCGCCGCAGCGCTCGGTTTTCTGTGCCTGCACGAGCCGATGACGACCTATTCCCTCGTCGGGATGGCCTGCATCCTCGGCAGCGCACTGCTGCTCATCCTTGCCCCGCAGCTTCCGCTTCCGGCAGCGAAAGCGCAGGCGCAACGCTGA
- a CDS encoding APC family permease → MAQVEQVQLEKSLSPAQVWALALGSIVGWGCFVLPGDMFLPQAGPLGTLTGFIIGAFLLCFVAVCYSYMIKYAPVAGGAFAYAYVGFGPTAAFICGWALVLGYIAIVCIDIAALALIFRFLFPGVFEFGPLYSIAGWQVYMGEVLLMTAGTVGFGWMNYRGISFAGKLQVVLAYMLTIGIVALFSGTAALDTASFGNLVPAFAEHRSALSCVLLIFAISPFLFVGFDTVPQAAEEFSFDPARARNIMIIAILCGVVLYSLVTLAVGIVIPYPEMLAKMDALRNSGGTAWATGTVATMAFGKFGAVVLSCAVLGAVCTGINGFYIATSRLLLSMARGRILPAWFGDIHPKYRTPYKAILFTVAIVLLTPFAGRSVVVWIVDMSSVGTGIGYLFTCLAARRVLLGSEDVTNKANRLFCCIVGALTAIMCIVLLLIPGSPAYISVASRWCLVAWVVMGFFFYFSNKTVWSKLPEEELRASILGRRDIPVFFKGNGSKGRATAESTAR, encoded by the coding sequence ATGGCTCAAGTTGAACAGGTACAGTTGGAGAAATCCCTTTCGCCCGCGCAGGTCTGGGCGCTGGCTCTCGGTTCTATCGTCGGCTGGGGCTGCTTCGTCCTCCCCGGCGACATGTTCCTGCCCCAGGCCGGCCCCCTCGGCACCCTGACCGGCTTCATTATCGGCGCATTCCTGCTGTGCTTCGTGGCCGTGTGCTACAGCTACATGATCAAATACGCCCCCGTCGCCGGTGGCGCATTCGCCTATGCCTACGTCGGCTTCGGCCCCACGGCGGCATTCATCTGCGGCTGGGCGCTCGTTCTGGGTTACATCGCCATCGTCTGTATCGACATTGCGGCGCTGGCGCTCATCTTCCGCTTCCTGTTCCCGGGCGTCTTCGAGTTCGGACCGCTGTATTCCATAGCGGGCTGGCAGGTCTACATGGGTGAAGTGCTGCTCATGACCGCCGGCACCGTCGGCTTTGGCTGGATGAACTACCGCGGCATCAGCTTCGCTGGCAAGCTGCAGGTGGTCCTGGCCTACATGCTGACCATCGGCATCGTGGCCCTGTTCTCCGGCACCGCCGCCCTCGACACCGCCAGCTTCGGCAACCTCGTTCCCGCGTTCGCAGAGCATCGCTCCGCCCTGTCCTGCGTGCTCCTGATCTTCGCCATCTCGCCCTTCCTCTTCGTGGGCTTCGACACCGTGCCCCAGGCCGCCGAGGAATTCTCCTTCGACCCGGCCCGCGCACGCAATATCATGATCATCGCCATCCTGTGCGGCGTCGTGCTCTACAGCCTCGTGACGCTGGCCGTTGGCATCGTGATCCCCTACCCCGAAATGCTCGCCAAGATGGACGCCCTGCGCAACAGCGGCGGCACCGCCTGGGCGACCGGCACCGTCGCCACCATGGCCTTTGGCAAGTTCGGCGCTGTGGTTCTGTCCTGCGCGGTTCTGGGCGCAGTGTGCACCGGCATCAACGGCTTCTACATCGCCACCTCCCGCCTGCTCCTGAGCATGGCCCGTGGCCGCATCCTGCCCGCATGGTTCGGTGACATCCATCCCAAGTACCGCACCCCCTACAAGGCCATTCTGTTCACCGTCGCCATCGTGCTGCTGACCCCCTTTGCCGGTCGCTCCGTGGTCGTGTGGATCGTGGACATGAGCTCCGTGGGTACCGGCATCGGCTACCTGTTCACCTGCCTCGCCGCCCGCCGCGTTCTGCTCGGCAGCGAAGACGTGACCAACAAGGCCAACCGCCTGTTCTGCTGCATCGTCGGTGCGCTGACCGCCATCATGTGCATCGTTCTGCTGCTCATCCCCGGCTCCCCGGCCTACATCAGCGTGGCCTCCCGCTGGTGCCTCGTGGCCTGGGTCGTGATGGGCTTCTTCTTCTACTTCTCCAACAAGACCGTGTGGTCCAAGCTGCCCGAAGAAGAGCTGCGCGCCAGCATCCTCGGCCGCCGCGACATCCCGGTGTTCTTCAAGGGCAACGGCTCCAAGGGCCGCGCCACCGCCGAGAGCACCGCGCGCTAA
- a CDS encoding DUF4125 family protein has product MTEERREALVEDIIERELRMFLAVKTRGGKSLCQERPESFRIMREMTHGVLSEAVLESYLGDLVRAEEAGRNFMTEKYALMDDLIPAINTDPRIRVIVEAEADWRDEVSAQFPRTVQRDGRESFCLYLRCELQTYSPATLTAYAALVDAARNEGRNLVRERYEILMRKLGYGSLEACEAQLAAH; this is encoded by the coding sequence ATGACTGAAGAACGCCGCGAGGCTCTTGTTGAGGACATTATTGAACGTGAACTGCGCATGTTTCTGGCCGTGAAAACTCGCGGCGGAAAGTCGCTGTGCCAGGAGCGGCCCGAGTCCTTCCGTATCATGCGGGAGATGACGCACGGCGTGCTGTCCGAGGCCGTTCTGGAGTCCTATCTCGGCGATCTCGTGCGTGCCGAGGAGGCCGGGCGCAACTTCATGACTGAGAAGTACGCGCTCATGGACGACCTCATTCCCGCCATCAACACCGACCCGCGCATCCGCGTGATTGTCGAGGCCGAGGCCGACTGGCGCGACGAGGTGTCCGCGCAGTTCCCGAGAACGGTCCAGCGCGATGGCCGCGAGAGCTTCTGCCTGTATCTGCGCTGCGAATTGCAGACCTATTCCCCGGCGACGCTCACGGCGTACGCCGCCCTTGTTGATGCCGCGCGGAACGAGGGACGAAACCTCGTGCGTGAACGTTATGAAATTCTCATGCGCAAGCTCGGCTACGGCTCCCTCGAAGCCTGCGAAGCGCAGTTGGCGGCGCACTAG
- a CDS encoding sulfite exporter TauE/SafE family protein produces MPDSVSILVFCAWLVGGFVSGVSGIGGAMVAVPVAATVIPMHELIPLSCILNVVMDGCIACMHFRHCKVSALWPMLVGSLPGAVIGLFILKFVSGAVLQGAVGALLLYYVYWQHTFRVTQVHAESWGKGGAAGFGAGLLGTAISFDGPPVGAYGLYMGWNPRVFLGTLGVFFIIRGTMTCVLQAGAGLYTPDVLHYALYGVPATMIGTLCAFPVVRHINVATFRRVLMAVIVMAGLVCLGRSFL; encoded by the coding sequence ATGCCCGATTCCGTATCCATACTGGTTTTCTGTGCGTGGCTCGTCGGTGGCTTCGTCTCCGGCGTCAGCGGCATTGGCGGCGCGATGGTCGCCGTGCCCGTGGCCGCCACGGTCATTCCGATGCACGAACTGATTCCGTTGAGCTGCATTCTCAACGTGGTCATGGACGGCTGCATCGCTTGCATGCATTTCAGGCATTGCAAGGTCTCCGCCCTGTGGCCCATGCTGGTCGGCTCCCTGCCCGGAGCCGTCATCGGCCTGTTCATCCTCAAGTTCGTGTCCGGAGCCGTGCTGCAGGGGGCGGTTGGCGCGCTGCTCCTGTACTATGTCTACTGGCAGCATACCTTCCGCGTCACGCAGGTCCATGCGGAGTCGTGGGGCAAGGGTGGAGCCGCGGGCTTTGGTGCCGGGCTCCTCGGAACGGCCATTTCTTTTGACGGTCCCCCCGTTGGGGCCTACGGCCTGTACATGGGCTGGAATCCCCGCGTGTTTCTGGGGACGCTTGGTGTGTTCTTCATCATCCGCGGAACCATGACCTGCGTGCTGCAGGCCGGGGCCGGGCTGTACACGCCGGACGTCCTGCACTACGCGCTCTACGGCGTGCCCGCCACCATGATCGGAACGCTCTGCGCGTTTCCGGTCGTCCGCCACATCAACGTCGCCACGTTCAGGCGTGTGCTCATGGCGGTCATCGTCATGGCCGGTCTGGTGTGCCTCGGACGCTCCTTCCTGTAA